The following are encoded in a window of Pseudomonas multiresinivorans genomic DNA:
- a CDS encoding phosphate ABC transporter substrate-binding protein PstS, producing MKLKRLMAALTFVAAGVGTASAVAAIDPALPDYQKASGVSGNLSSVGSDTLANLMTMWAEEYKRLYPNVNVQIQAAGSSTAPPALTEGTANLGPMSRKMKDVELQAFEQKYGYKPTAVPVAVDALAIFVHKDNPIKGLTMQQVDAIFSSTRLCGGKSEVKTWGDLGLTGDWANKPVQLFGRNSVSGTYGYFKEEALCKGDYKPNVNEQPGSASVVQSVSQSLNGVGYSGIGYKTASVKTVALAKKEGGEFIEDNEANALNGSYPLSRFLYVYVNKAPNKPLNPLEAQFLKMVLSKTGQQVVVKDGYIPLPSKVAEKAIKDLGL from the coding sequence ATGAAACTCAAGCGTTTGATGGCGGCCCTGACTTTTGTCGCCGCAGGCGTAGGCACCGCCAGTGCGGTGGCCGCGATCGATCCGGCTCTGCCGGACTACCAGAAAGCCAGCGGTGTGTCGGGTAACCTGTCGAGCGTCGGTTCCGACACTCTGGCCAACCTGATGACCATGTGGGCGGAAGAGTACAAGCGCCTGTACCCGAACGTGAACGTGCAGATCCAGGCCGCCGGTTCCTCCACCGCGCCGCCGGCTCTGACCGAAGGCACCGCCAACCTGGGCCCGATGAGCCGCAAGATGAAGGACGTCGAGCTGCAGGCCTTCGAGCAGAAGTACGGCTACAAGCCGACTGCTGTTCCGGTTGCCGTGGACGCCCTGGCCATCTTCGTGCACAAGGACAACCCCATCAAAGGCCTGACCATGCAACAGGTCGACGCCATCTTCTCCTCCACCCGCCTGTGTGGCGGCAAGTCGGAAGTGAAGACCTGGGGCGACCTGGGCCTGACCGGCGACTGGGCCAACAAGCCCGTCCAGCTGTTCGGTCGTAACTCCGTCTCCGGCACTTACGGCTACTTCAAGGAAGAAGCCCTGTGCAAAGGCGACTACAAGCCGAACGTGAACGAGCAGCCGGGTTCGGCTTCCGTGGTGCAGTCGGTCAGCCAGTCCCTGAACGGCGTTGGCTACTCCGGTATCGGTTACAAGACCGCTAGCGTGAAGACCGTTGCCCTGGCCAAGAAAGAAGGCGGCGAGTTCATCGAAGACAACGAAGCTAACGCCCTGAACGGTAGCTACCCGCTGTCGCGCTTCCTCTACGTCTACGTCAACAAGGCGCCGAACAAGCCGCTGAACCCGCTGGAAGCCCAGTTCCTGAAGATGGTGCTCTCCAAGACCGGCCAGCAGGTTGTCGTGAAAGATGGCTACATCCCGCTGCCGTCCAAAGTCGCCGAAAAAGCGATCAAGGACCTGGGTCTGTAA
- a CDS encoding ABC transporter permease subunit, translated as MKTAQAPLLLSIEEQNMVGMRVAANGEVVFFDAKKGDEMDRVALKLPAGTSVTSIAEDQPGHPTVALGLSNGQVLVFKHNYKVTYPDNKKTITPHIDYPYGEAAMNLDPQGRPLEHVAIVSGDDSLLLAASTGSEMLLLGLTQQENMLTGESTLQEERINLPQIADPVKAIYMDPRKQWLYVLNGRAQADVFNLNTHQLNGRYKLLDDASAEVTASSQLLGGISLMVGDSKGGIGQWFMARGEDGEPRLSHVRDFKLGDQPISSIAPEQRRKGFLALDKQGNLGIFHSTAHRTLLAENVAPSAGPMALSPRANRLIVEQGGELRRFNLSNPHPEVSFSALWGKVWYESYDKPSYVWQSTAATTDFEPKLSLSPLTFGTLKAAFYAMILAAPLAIAAAVYTAYFMAPGMRRKVKPVIELMEALPTVILGFFAGLFLAPYVEGHLPGIFSLLLLTPLGILAAGLIWSRLPERIRLSLPAGWEAAILIPVVLATGAFALWMSPHLETLFFGGDMRLWISHDLGITYDQRNALVVGLAMGFAVIPNIFSIAEDAIFSVPRSLTYGSLALGATPWQTLTRVVILTASPGIFSALMIGMGRAVGETMIVLMATGNTPVMDVNIFQGMRTLAANVAVEMPESEVGGTHYRVLFLSALVLLSFTFVMNTLAELIRQRLRKKYASL; from the coding sequence CTGAAGACGGCCCAGGCGCCGCTGCTGCTGAGCATCGAAGAGCAGAACATGGTGGGCATGCGCGTCGCCGCGAACGGCGAGGTGGTGTTCTTCGACGCCAAGAAAGGCGACGAGATGGACCGCGTTGCGCTGAAGCTGCCTGCCGGCACCAGCGTCACCTCCATCGCCGAGGACCAGCCGGGTCACCCGACCGTCGCGCTGGGCCTGTCCAACGGTCAGGTGCTGGTGTTCAAGCACAACTACAAGGTCACCTACCCGGACAACAAGAAGACCATCACTCCGCACATCGACTATCCCTATGGCGAAGCCGCGATGAACCTGGATCCCCAGGGCCGCCCGCTGGAGCACGTGGCGATCGTCTCGGGTGATGACAGCCTGTTGCTGGCCGCGTCCACCGGCAGCGAGATGCTCCTGCTCGGCCTGACCCAGCAGGAAAACATGCTGACCGGCGAAAGCACCCTGCAGGAAGAGCGCATCAACCTGCCGCAGATCGCCGACCCGGTGAAAGCCATCTACATGGACCCGCGCAAGCAGTGGCTCTATGTGCTCAATGGACGTGCCCAGGCCGACGTCTTCAACCTGAATACCCACCAGCTCAACGGCCGCTACAAGCTGCTGGATGATGCCTCCGCCGAAGTGACCGCCAGCAGCCAACTGCTGGGTGGCATCTCGCTGATGGTCGGCGACTCCAAGGGCGGCATCGGTCAGTGGTTCATGGCCCGTGGTGAAGATGGCGAACCGCGCCTGTCCCACGTACGTGACTTCAAGCTGGGCGACCAGCCGATCTCCAGCATCGCGCCGGAGCAGCGCCGCAAGGGCTTCCTGGCCCTCGACAAGCAAGGCAACCTGGGCATCTTCCACAGCACCGCGCACCGCACGCTGCTGGCGGAGAACGTCGCTCCGTCCGCCGGTCCGATGGCCCTGTCCCCGCGCGCCAACCGCCTGATCGTAGAGCAGGGTGGCGAGCTGCGTCGCTTCAACCTGAGCAACCCGCACCCTGAGGTGTCCTTCAGTGCGCTGTGGGGCAAGGTCTGGTACGAGAGCTACGACAAACCGTCCTACGTCTGGCAGTCCACCGCCGCGACCACCGACTTCGAGCCCAAGCTGAGCCTGTCGCCGCTGACCTTCGGTACGCTGAAGGCCGCGTTCTACGCGATGATCCTCGCCGCGCCGCTGGCCATTGCCGCCGCGGTCTACACCGCCTACTTCATGGCTCCGGGCATGCGCCGCAAGGTCAAGCCGGTGATCGAGCTGATGGAAGCGCTGCCGACCGTGATCCTCGGCTTCTTTGCCGGCCTGTTCCTGGCGCCCTACGTCGAAGGCCACCTGCCCGGTATCTTCAGCCTGCTGCTGCTTACGCCGTTGGGCATCCTCGCCGCCGGCCTGATCTGGAGCCGACTGCCCGAGCGCATCCGCCTGAGCCTGCCGGCCGGCTGGGAAGCGGCGATCCTGATCCCTGTGGTCCTCGCCACCGGCGCTTTCGCCCTGTGGATGAGCCCGCACCTGGAGACCCTGTTCTTCGGTGGCGACATGCGCCTGTGGATCAGCCACGACCTGGGCATCACCTACGACCAGCGCAACGCCCTGGTAGTCGGCCTGGCCATGGGCTTCGCGGTGATCCCGAACATCTTCTCCATCGCCGAAGACGCCATCTTCAGCGTGCCGCGCAGCCTGACCTACGGCTCCCTGGCCCTGGGCGCCACGCCCTGGCAGACGCTGACCCGCGTGGTGATCCTGACCGCCAGCCCGGGCATCTTCTCCGCGCTGATGATCGGCATGGGCCGCGCCGTGGGCGAGACGATGATCGTACTGATGGCCACCGGCAACACCCCGGTCATGGACGTGAACATCTTCCAGGGCATGCGAACGCTGGCGGCGAACGTCGCGGTGGAAATGCCCGAGTCGGAGGTCGGCGGGACTCACTACCGCGTGCTGTTCCTTTCGGCACTGGTACTGCTGTCCTTCACCTTCGTGATGAACACCCTGGCAGAGCTGATCCGTCAGCGCCTGCGCAAGAAATACGCGTCGCTCTAA
- the pstA gene encoding phosphate ABC transporter permease PstA, whose protein sequence is MKQKQESVKAWFASGSPWVWMNAGAVSIAVIMTIGLLAVIAVRGLGHFWPADVIEATYSVPGEGPKTLIGEEVQVEQVPRARLRGAGLPVPDNGPEFMTRELLKLGNRDLYGSDFSWVIGEWLTDRHHPAELVTLERREWGNFYGYLLSVKENGKVVAEGPGAMAELQTRLKRVDELYSKLYRLEKKDIGGINHGLERLRLKERGLQLNNKLDATAEADIAAGRAELNAQYKVLEEQLNGLHQEFNRDSIVMRDASGKETEISVGKLVHAYQPNQMGVATKLGFYFKKLWEFLSDDPREANTEGGIFPAIFGTVMMTLVMAVIVTPFGVIAAVYLREYARQGLLTRIIRIAVNNLAGVPAIVYGVFGLGFFVYVLGGSLDRMFFPEALPAPTFGTPGLFWASLTLAILAVPVVIVATEEGLARIPRATREGSLALGATKAETLWKVVLPMASPAMMTGLILAVARAAGEVAPLMLVGVVKLAPALPVDGNYPYVHLDQKIMHLGFHIYDVGFQSPNVEAARPLVYATALLLVMVIALLNFSAIAIRNRLREKYKALEN, encoded by the coding sequence GTGAAACAGAAACAGGAATCCGTCAAAGCGTGGTTCGCCAGCGGTTCTCCCTGGGTGTGGATGAACGCGGGTGCGGTGTCCATCGCCGTGATCATGACCATCGGCCTGCTCGCCGTGATCGCCGTGCGCGGTCTCGGCCACTTCTGGCCGGCGGACGTGATCGAGGCGACGTACAGCGTCCCCGGTGAAGGGCCCAAGACCCTGATCGGCGAGGAAGTGCAAGTCGAGCAGGTACCGCGTGCGCGCCTGCGCGGCGCCGGCCTGCCGGTGCCGGACAACGGCCCGGAATTCATGACCCGCGAACTGCTCAAGCTGGGCAACCGTGACCTGTATGGCAGCGACTTCTCCTGGGTGATCGGCGAGTGGCTGACCGATCGTCATCACCCCGCCGAGCTGGTGACCCTGGAGCGCCGCGAGTGGGGCAACTTCTACGGCTACCTGCTCAGCGTCAAGGAAAACGGCAAGGTCGTTGCCGAAGGTCCCGGCGCCATGGCCGAGCTGCAGACCCGGCTCAAGCGCGTCGATGAGCTCTACTCCAAGCTGTATCGGCTGGAGAAGAAGGACATCGGCGGCATCAACCATGGCCTTGAGCGCCTCCGCCTGAAGGAACGTGGCCTGCAGTTGAACAACAAGCTGGATGCCACCGCCGAGGCCGACATCGCCGCCGGCCGCGCCGAGCTGAACGCCCAGTACAAGGTGCTGGAAGAGCAGCTCAACGGCCTGCATCAGGAGTTCAACCGCGACAGCATCGTCATGCGCGATGCCTCCGGCAAGGAAACCGAGATCAGCGTCGGCAAGCTGGTGCACGCCTACCAGCCCAACCAGATGGGCGTCGCCACCAAGCTGGGCTTCTACTTCAAGAAACTGTGGGAATTCCTCAGCGACGACCCACGTGAAGCCAACACCGAGGGCGGTATCTTCCCGGCCATCTTCGGCACCGTGATGATGACCCTGGTGATGGCCGTGATCGTCACCCCGTTCGGTGTGATCGCCGCGGTCTACCTGCGCGAGTACGCTCGCCAGGGCCTGCTGACCCGGATCATCCGCATCGCGGTGAACAACCTCGCGGGCGTTCCGGCGATCGTCTACGGCGTGTTCGGCCTGGGCTTCTTCGTCTACGTGCTGGGCGGATCCCTCGACCGAATGTTCTTCCCCGAGGCCCTGCCAGCGCCGACCTTTGGCACGCCGGGCCTGTTCTGGGCCTCGCTGACCCTGGCTATCCTCGCGGTGCCGGTGGTGATCGTGGCCACCGAGGAAGGCCTCGCGCGTATCCCGCGTGCTACCCGCGAAGGTTCGCTGGCCCTGGGCGCGACCAAGGCCGAGACCTTGTGGAAAGTGGTCCTGCCGATGGCCAGCCCGGCGATGATGACCGGCCTGATTCTCGCCGTGGCCCGCGCCGCGGGTGAAGTGGCACCGCTGATGCTGGTGGGCGTGGTGAAGCTGGCTCCGGCGCTGCCGGTGGATGGCAACTACCCCTACGTGCACCTGGACCAGAAGATCATGCACCTGGGCTTCCACATCTATGACGTCGGCTTCCAGAGCCCCAACGTCGAGGCTGCACGCCCGCTGGTATATGCCACCGCGTTGCTGCTGGTGATGGTGATCGCCCTGCTGAACTTCTCGGCCATCGCCATTCGTAACCGCCTGCGCGAAAAGTACAAGGCGCTGGAAAACTGA
- the pstB gene encoding phosphate ABC transporter ATP-binding protein PstB, with protein sequence MQHETSSHGIDIGALGRGDRHGMKLESETVALEVPGLSLFYGEKQALFDVSMNIPKQRVTAFIGPSGCGKSTLLRCFNRMNDLVDGCNVKGEIRLDGHNIFAKNVDVAELRRRVGMVFQKPNPFPKSIYENVVYGLRIQGINKKRVLDEAVEWALKGAALWDEVKDRLHESALGLSGGQQQRLVIARTIAVEPEVLLLDEPCSALDPISTLKIEELIYELKSKFTIVIVTHNMQQAARVSDYTAFMYMGKLIEFGDTDTLFTNPAKKQTEDYITGRYG encoded by the coding sequence ATGCAACATGAAACCTCATCCCACGGCATCGACATCGGCGCGCTCGGTCGCGGCGACCGCCACGGCATGAAGCTGGAAAGCGAGACCGTCGCCCTCGAAGTGCCGGGCCTGAGCCTGTTCTACGGCGAGAAACAGGCGCTGTTCGACGTCAGCATGAACATCCCCAAGCAGCGCGTGACCGCCTTCATCGGCCCGTCCGGTTGCGGCAAGTCCACCCTGCTGCGCTGCTTCAACCGCATGAACGACCTGGTCGACGGCTGCAACGTGAAGGGCGAGATCCGCCTGGACGGCCACAACATCTTCGCCAAGAACGTCGACGTCGCCGAACTGCGCCGCCGCGTCGGCATGGTGTTCCAGAAGCCCAACCCGTTCCCCAAGAGCATCTACGAGAACGTGGTGTACGGCCTGCGCATCCAGGGCATCAACAAGAAGCGTGTGCTCGATGAAGCTGTCGAGTGGGCGCTCAAAGGCGCCGCGCTGTGGGACGAGGTAAAGGATCGCCTGCACGAGTCCGCCCTCGGTCTCTCCGGTGGTCAGCAACAGCGTCTGGTCATCGCCCGCACCATCGCCGTGGAGCCGGAAGTGCTGCTGCTCGACGAACCCTGCTCGGCGCTGGACCCGATCTCCACCCTGAAGATCGAAGAGCTGATCTACGAGCTGAAATCCAAGTTCACCATCGTCATCGTGACCCACAACATGCAGCAGGCCGCGCGCGTCTCCGACTACACGGCGTTCATGTACATGGGCAAGCTGATCGAGTTCGGCGATACCGATACCCTGTTCACCAACCCGGCCAAGAAGCAGACGGAAGACTACATCACCGGTCGCTACGGCTAG
- the phoU gene encoding phosphate signaling complex protein PhoU, with product MINKESLTHHISQQFNAELEDVRSHLLAMGGLVEKQVNDAVNALIDADSGLAQQVREIDDQINQMERNIDEECLRILARRQPAASDLRLIISISKSVIDLERIGDEASKIARRAIQLCEEGESPRGYVEVRHIGNQVRKMVQEALDAFARFDADLALSVAQYDKTVDREYKTALRELVTYMMEDPRAISRVLNVIWALRSLERIGDHARNIAELVIYLVRGTDVRHIGLTRMKEEVQGTAAKADKAE from the coding sequence ATGATCAACAAAGAAAGCCTCACCCACCACATCTCGCAGCAGTTCAATGCCGAGCTGGAAGATGTGCGCAGCCATCTGCTGGCCATGGGTGGCCTGGTGGAGAAGCAGGTCAACGACGCCGTCAACGCGCTGATCGACGCCGATTCCGGCCTCGCCCAGCAGGTGCGCGAGATCGACGACCAGATCAACCAGATGGAGCGCAACATCGACGAGGAATGCCTGCGCATCCTCGCCCGCCGCCAGCCGGCCGCCTCCGACCTGCGCCTGATCATCAGCATCTCCAAGTCGGTGATTGACCTCGAGCGCATCGGCGACGAAGCCTCGAAGATCGCCCGCCGCGCCATCCAGCTGTGCGAGGAAGGCGAATCACCGCGCGGCTACGTCGAGGTGCGCCACATCGGCAACCAGGTGCGCAAGATGGTGCAGGAGGCGCTGGACGCCTTTGCCCGTTTCGATGCGGACCTCGCGCTGTCGGTCGCGCAGTACGACAAGACCGTCGACCGCGAATACAAGACCGCCCTGCGCGAGCTGGTCACCTACATGATGGAAGACCCGCGCGCCATCTCCCGCGTGCTCAACGTCATCTGGGCCCTGCGCTCGCTGGAGCGTATCGGCGACCATGCACGCAACATCGCCGAACTGGTGATCTACCTGGTGCGCGGCACCGATGTCCGCCACATCGGCCTGACCCGCATGAAGGAAGAAGTACAGGGCACCGCTGCCAAGGCAGACAAGGCCGAATAA
- a CDS encoding response regulator — translation MGKVSVLVVDDAPFIRDLVKKGLRDHFPGLQIEEAVNGRKAQQFLARQPVDLILCDWEMPELSGIELLTWCREQDSLKTTPFIMVTSRGDKDNVVQAIQAGVSDFIGKPFSNDQLVSKVKKALSRAGKLEALAAQAPQRSLVGSMPNDSLAALTGGKAEVVRPAAAPAAPRPAPAAAAPTVAAPAARSGAKGQQGQLRLPSANLPCVIKALSLKEALLVVKRGTPLPQVLESAVLDLEEDSDVARLNGYLHAVAALEPKPDSEWLQLTFRFVDRDPQKLDYLSRLIARGSTQKHYVPGA, via the coding sequence ATGGGCAAAGTCAGTGTGCTGGTGGTGGATGACGCTCCGTTCATCCGTGACCTGGTGAAGAAGGGGCTGCGGGACCATTTCCCCGGCCTGCAGATCGAAGAGGCGGTCAACGGCCGCAAGGCCCAGCAGTTCCTCGCGCGCCAACCGGTGGACCTGATCCTCTGCGACTGGGAAATGCCCGAGCTCTCGGGTATCGAGTTGCTCACCTGGTGCCGCGAGCAGGACAGCCTGAAGACCACACCCTTCATCATGGTCACCAGCCGTGGCGACAAGGACAACGTGGTGCAGGCCATCCAGGCCGGCGTCTCCGATTTCATCGGCAAGCCGTTCTCCAACGACCAGCTGGTGAGCAAGGTGAAGAAAGCGCTGTCGCGTGCCGGCAAGCTGGAAGCCCTGGCAGCGCAGGCGCCGCAGCGCAGCCTGGTCGGCTCGATGCCCAACGACTCCCTGGCCGCCCTTACCGGTGGCAAGGCAGAAGTGGTTCGTCCGGCGGCGGCACCCGCCGCGCCACGCCCGGCTCCGGCTGCTGCAGCACCGACAGTGGCCGCTCCCGCCGCGCGCAGTGGCGCCAAGGGCCAGCAAGGGCAACTGCGCCTGCCTTCGGCGAACCTGCCCTGCGTCATCAAGGCGCTGAGCCTCAAGGAAGCGTTGCTGGTAGTGAAGCGCGGTACGCCGCTGCCGCAGGTGCTGGAAAGCGCCGTGCTCGATCTGGAGGAAGACAGCGACGTCGCTCGCCTCAACGGCTACCTGCACGCCGTGGCAGCGCTGGAGCCCAAGCCGGACAGCGAGTGGCTGCAACTGACCTTCCGTTTCGTCGACCGTGATCCACAGAAGCTCGACTACCTGTCGCGCCTGATCGCCCGCGGCAGCACCCAGAAGCATTACGTGCCCGGCGCCTGA
- a CDS encoding peptidoglycan DD-metalloendopeptidase family protein → MLGRSILLCGLLAASGTASAVTIYKYTDANGVVTYTDKAVAGAAVFVFRDRMVEHLEEQVKLETKKHAGGETLQVRNDLYAPVEVELSVTGVQNAVGAPERPIRWVLAPRSSIRLATLAPLDPARPLRYKPKLRYALGDPRPTPLSYQYALPWVGGPFRLTQGANGRYSHFTPKGRYAMDIAMPVGTPIVAARGGTVVKVENAQDGRGKNPSGNFVRVLHDDGTMGVYLHLMRGSVLVHEGQRVGTGTPLAQSGNTGNSSGPHLHFVVQRNVGLALESIPYDFSQPVDTLPNFAVVREH, encoded by the coding sequence ATGCTAGGGCGCAGTATCCTCCTGTGCGGTCTATTGGCCGCCTCCGGGACGGCTTCGGCCGTGACCATCTACAAGTACACCGACGCCAACGGCGTGGTCACCTACACGGATAAAGCCGTGGCGGGTGCGGCCGTGTTCGTCTTCCGCGATCGCATGGTCGAGCACCTGGAAGAACAGGTGAAACTGGAGACGAAGAAGCACGCTGGCGGCGAGACGCTGCAGGTGCGCAACGATCTATACGCACCGGTGGAGGTGGAGTTGAGCGTGACCGGCGTGCAGAACGCCGTGGGCGCGCCGGAACGACCGATCCGCTGGGTGCTGGCGCCGCGCAGCTCGATCCGTCTCGCTACTCTGGCTCCGCTCGACCCCGCCAGGCCACTGCGCTACAAGCCCAAGCTGCGCTACGCGCTGGGTGACCCGCGCCCGACGCCCTTGTCCTACCAGTACGCTTTGCCGTGGGTGGGTGGGCCGTTCCGCCTGACCCAGGGCGCCAACGGCCGCTACAGCCACTTCACGCCCAAGGGCCGCTACGCCATGGACATCGCCATGCCGGTGGGCACGCCCATCGTTGCGGCGCGTGGCGGTACCGTGGTGAAGGTCGAGAACGCTCAGGACGGCCGCGGCAAGAATCCTTCCGGCAACTTCGTGCGGGTGCTGCATGACGACGGCACCATGGGCGTGTATCTACACCTCATGCGGGGTTCGGTGCTGGTGCACGAGGGCCAGCGCGTCGGTACCGGCACGCCGCTGGCGCAGTCGGGCAACACCGGCAACAGCAGCGGCCCGCATCTGCACTTCGTGGTGCAGCGCAACGTCGGCCTGGCGCTGGAGTCGATTCCCTATGACTTCTCCCAGCCGGTGGACACGCTGCCGAACTTCGCGGTGGTCAGGGAGCACTGA